Part of the Sorghum bicolor cultivar BTx623 chromosome 1, Sorghum_bicolor_NCBIv3, whole genome shotgun sequence genome, GGGATTTTGTTCCTGGATGAGGCCTTGCAACTCTGGCATTTGGAATCTGTTGGGAACAGACAAATGTTTTAGCTTTCGTGCAGTACTAACATCTCATGTCGAAAAATGAAATCATGTTGCAGGGCCTCCGGCCTTCCTCCCATCACAAATTTTAAGTCAACATAGGTTGTCCAAATTCAAAAAGTCTGTACATATGCATTAGCATTACGACATCCATATTTAAGTTACTTCTATAACAAATAGCATTTTCATTTAAGTATTTAACATAATGtatttttattaatatattataagTCAGTTTCGTATTAGAGACCGTGTCCATGTTCCTAACAAACTTATATTTGTGATCAGGAGAAGTAGCAGTTACCACGGTTGGACCCTCGTAGAACATGACAACTGCTGGTCACTATGGTCTACAAGAAAGTCACAATTCAATAGACACATCTGACTTGGCCAGTGTGCTAACAACCTCCTAACATAAAGCTACAATACCATCCACACATTCTTGCAAGTTATACTGAATATGGAAACTATATATGACAACCATCATTGTCCTACTGTGTAGTTATACTGAATATGGAAACTATATATGACAACCATCATTGTCCTACTGTGTATTAACATTGGAATTGAAAAATAAACACAATAAAATGGTTCGCAACCAAATAGATACCATTTACACTACAAAATCTTTGTATCAAACTATCGATCACTGACTACAGGGACTGAGTTACATGCTCATTTGCCACCAATTAAAGCTCAATTCAGTATTTGGACgcccaaagaaaaaaaacaatatGAAGCCATAATTAGTGTTCCAACTTCCAAGCAGAAATAACACCTAATTGGAAGCCATACCATAtatttccaaattataagttgttttgacttttttttagaAACATAGCAAAATGGATGTACCAAAAAAGTCAAAgcttcttataatttggaacggagtaaGCATATGGCATCAAGGAAAATTTATGTCTGACCTTTGTCGATATGTTGATTCTCTAGCCTTCTCCTGAACCATCCTGGTTTGTATACTGTATAGCTCCTTCAATGTTAGATCCTTTGTTAAAGGGTTGTTGCCCATCAGAAAAGCCTGTCTATCCTGCTAAAATTTTCGGCATATAGAAAACAGTTCTAAATGATTGGATAATGAATGCTCATAACTGAGGAGATACTTTTAGAAGCTTGCTATAGATTGTGAAAAAATATCATCAAAACCACTGAATTGATAATATACTAAGCTAGGTCCTAGGTGGTATCTGAGAATTATTCTTCCATCATCGTAACAAAAGAGAAAACTACTATCCGCCATCAGAAGATGACTTGGTGCTCTATTTGCCACTGAATATTTTTTGGTTCCTTATCTGTCATCCAGTTTAACTTTTATTCCTTATTTGCCACTTCTGTTGCTTTTTGTCAGTTTACGTCAAAATGTGTCCCCTTTGAGACCTTAAAAATTTGAGTGTTTGTATGATTTGACCAGAATGCCCCCATGGGACTACCTGTCCACAAGACAGCAACCTGCACTGCTGTCATAATCTCACACCGCCTGCATAACCTCACACCGCCTGTTGCCCTGTCCCCAGCCAGTCTGCACTGACCAACCATACTGCCCGTCCCCAGCCGGTATGCGCTGGCCGCACCGCTCGTCCAAAGCCAGTTCTCACCACCCACGCCCCTCCCTCCCCAAGTGACAGAGCTCCCCCTCAGGATGTCGCAAATCTAGTCCAGGCCGACGCTGTCCGCAGCCGATGCCGACAGCTCCCCACCAAGCTGGCGCCATCCGCATACCGCATCTGTTCCATACCGAGGACCCCCTCCATGCCGCCGGTGCAGGTGAGACCCAGATCGCAGATCTAGTCCAGGCCGATGCTGCCCACAGCTGATGCCGGCAGCTGCAGCTCCCCTCCAAGGTGGCGCCGTCCGCATACCGCATCTGGTCCATACCGAGGACCCCCTCCATGCTGCCGGTGCAGGTGAGACCCAGATTccgtctttctctctctctctctccccctggaTCTGAAAGACCTAGTAAATTTCCTTCTTTGAGAAAATAGTTTGGGCTCCAGTCAGTTTCTTGTCTTATAATAATAGATTGGTTGAAAATGCATTCTTGGTTGAGAATATAACATGTTGGAGATGAACAATTATTCAGACTGAGTTGTTTgagcatgaaaaaaaaaatcattttctTAACTGCACGGAACAAATACCATTTACTTATTCAGAAGTATGCTTGGTCTGGAATGCTTTGATACCTATATTTGTGAAGCTATCTATTTTTGCACTGAACATTGCTTGTACTGATGTATGCACTTCATTAAAAATGATGCGAGAGACCACATTTTAGCTTCTGTGCATGGCATCATACAAAGTCCGAAATAGCCATATATTTACATTATCAGTGTTAAGGAAGGAAACCAGGACAAATTTTACTACATGATGTACACAGGGAAGTGGCAAAAGTGTCTATTCCAGTACCACTTAACAGAAATTAACTGAAAAAATGATGGAAGTAGCAGATAAGGAATGAAAGCTAGAGTGGACGGCTGATAACCGAAAACTttttagctacaaataaggCACAAGTTATCTTCTGATGGCAAATAAAGGATGCTGTCTAAAAAAATCAGATATACATGTGAACCATACCAAATCAGTCCAAAATTGTAGCTACAGATCACAATGCCAAGTATGTTTATATTGTCTAACATACAATCAAAGGTCGTCACAATTGTAATGAAAAAAGGTGAGCAACACTGTCGGTTGATCTGTTCTATTTACCACAAACCATTAGTCAACTCTAGTTCTCCTGTAATTCATAATGTTACTATGTCGCAACAAATATCACTGTTTTCAGCAGTAGAACCATTTTCTATTGGATCCTTGTAATTGAATTTATTTCAATGTTCAAGAAGAAGCTAGGCAGTTTCTAGGTGACGACCCATGGCCTAGAGCCTAAGCAACCCTAGGCATTTCAAGGTGTTTTTCTAGGCGTTTTAATTTTtatacacatacatatatattaccTTAAATTACCTTAAGTAAAAGAAGAAATAAGAGATTTGTGGACTTAAagttggaagaaaggcccatcaAGAAAGCCCAGCTCACCTTATCCACCCCTTCCACCTTATCCATCCAACCATCCTCCACCCACCGCACGAACCAGAGTCTGTGCTCTGCTTTCTCCGCCTCCCTTCCCTGCTTCTCCGACGTCGCCTGCTCCTCCCTCCTTCCGAcgcgcgcctcctcctccggtgacaCGTGCCTCCCCCCTCCTCCGACAGCTGTGCCCGCCATATCCGCGGCCGTGCGTCCGTAGCGCCGGCATCTACTGCCGGACATCCACACCCGCCCTCCTTCACAGCTGCGCCCGCTGCCCACCTTCCTCCCAGCCGTGTCCCAGCCTCCACTCGTCGCCTGCCGCcgcctccgtgccggcggcccgCCCTCCTCCCGGCCACGCCTATCTTCCGCCTACCCCCATAGGCAAGGCGGCACCCCTCCGCCTAGCGCGGCCCAGGTGAGCACCTAGAAACGCCTTTTTGAACATTGATTCATTTTAATAATCATAATTTATACACAGATTAATTAAGCTAATATGGTCGTATAtggaatatatttatatattattgTGGGCCATATGAGAGAGATACTTATGCGTTGCATTTGTACCGGAGGGGAGCGAGTTGAAGAGCGTGTTATAAGTTGCAAAGTAGAGACATAGCATGGTGATCTACAAAATCAATTTCCATTTCCCACCCTATGAATCTGAGATGGGCTatgtgaactttggaaagttgTGGAATGTCAAATTCCAAGCCAAATAGCTTTGTCTATTAAGTAGATTCCAATTCCCCCAAAATGAAAGGATCCAAACGGCCCATAACAGAAAAGGGGCTGATCATAATTGAACTGAGAGTGAGAATTTGTGATTCAAAGCAATTAAAAGTTAATGTTAAACAGAATGTGGATCAACTACCAGCCTCAATTATCTGCAAAATTTAAAATGCCTGCTCCTATTGACATAGGATGATTGCATTCACTTACAGTTACAGAGCAGTGATACTAAAAACAGCACATGCAATATTTTTGCTTGAAATGTTTGAATAGTTCAGTTTCTCACAGTGGTTTATCTACCTGTTCAAGAACTGCATGTCGCAGGCTTGCAAAATCATGAACTTCATCCTTTGATTCCAAATAAGCGTTTGCTGTCATCAGAAACAAGTTCAAACCATAAGGAAATATGCATGCCACACACATTTACTAGCATATTATGAAAAGTATACTGTAATTCAAGAGCACTACCCGCAGCATCACTTTCAAGCCAAGCTGGTCCTGTCTGAATTCCAGCCATGTTTTGTAGGGTATTGGTTGAGATCATATCATGATTTCCATTATATGAGCCACCCAACAGCTGAGAACCTCTGCTTGAACCAAGACCAGGAACAGGCAAACTAGTCATCTTGTACCTTCCTCTAGGAACATCGAGGGATATGTGTTCACGTCCAGCTGAAGGTGAAACAATATCATCTGCGAGTATAGCTGAATGAGATCTATATGGACTGTTTGGCAGACCAAAAGATTCATTACTATAGTTTCCAAGACCATTTTGGGCATATGATGCTGGTGATGGAGGACTTGAATTTCCAAATGACAGTGACCTGAGGTTCTGACCAAGTCGTCCATCAACCTTACTCTGTTATTAGGCATACAAGAATAATTAGCAAATATATGTAGAAGAATTCATGCAGTAAACAAATACAATAGCCATTTCCATGAAGCATGTTGAAAAATAGAATAAAATTTTGTGCAAGCACAGCGCATGCAATTTGTTAGCAGAAGGAAGATCAAAGGAAGAATTGTTTCATTATTGCTCAGAAGTAGAATAAAATCAGAGTATATGGAGTCACAGTGAATAGATTGACCTGGAGAGGAGGGAAAAAGTTCAGCGCCTTCTAGAGGATAAGCAATTCCCTACATTAAGCTACTAGTACACTATGCCCGAACATAGACCCGACAGTATGAATGTATGTACAATCAATCTGCATTAAAATAAGCCAGTTTACAGTGTTCttggaaatttaaaataaaAAGGTCATAATTTAAGCAATGCTTTGAATTTTAGAACCAATCATCCAATATAGAACTGGATAGTGAGACTGATACATTAGGTGCACAGTAGCTTCTCTTTAA contains:
- the LOC8082014 gene encoding polyadenylate-binding protein-interacting protein 7 isoform X3 yields the protein MSIEERKISMISKSTMLNPNAEEFVPSSLRSVNDSSKRSDATMVVSGPSKESSTDKPESILRSNSDEEAHQYWQQQLPDDITPDFKVLGQDESTGPDSLSLTGLSINDGIGTSIFSPNQALSMQHHASPFIRDKLSTRPKINLSGPTYMDERSQATILSPTAGSMSPNAAPWVKTMRNGVHYNTSRRDTSHYNGDSSIGASLHNLSDVYGSRRSLSSTMDIMSQLESKVDGRLGQNLRSLSFGNSSPPSPASYAQNGLGNYSNESFGLPNSPYRSHSAILADDIVSPSAGREHISLDVPRGRYKMTSLPVPGLGSSRGSQLLGGSYNGNHDMISTNTLQNMAGIQTGPAWLESDAAANAYLESKDEVHDFASLRHAVLEQVFQIQGEREREKDGIWVSPAPAAWRGSSVWTRCGMRTAPPWRGAAAAGISCGQHRPGLDLRSGSHLHRRHGGGPRYGTDAVCGWRQLGGELSASAADSVGLD